One region of Priestia megaterium genomic DNA includes:
- a CDS encoding polyadenylate binding domain-containing protein, which produces MRNSYGMKQTGQPISNPYMQAAPKPAKMPPMPSAKEMQAMPIQEGTSQMPMHGEMPPMKDGMPPMHGGMSQMPTMQKDMNQMPMYGELPPMHGGMDQMPMKDGMPPMHGGMGQMPMQGGMPPMHGGMGQMPMQGGMPPMHEGMCQMPMQGGMPPMHGGMCQMPMQGGMPPMHGGMGQMPMQGGMPPMHGGMGQMPMQGGMPPMHGGMGQMPMQGGMPPMHGGMGQMSMQGGMPPMHGGMGQMPMHDCGCRDFSAPVGHQQPHSLNEWMFMQQTNPRSF; this is translated from the coding sequence ATGAGAAATTCGTATGGAATGAAACAAACCGGACAACCGATATCCAATCCATATATGCAAGCAGCACCTAAACCTGCTAAAATGCCGCCAATGCCTTCTGCAAAGGAAATGCAGGCAATGCCGATACAAGAAGGCACAAGTCAAATGCCGATGCACGGAGAAATGCCGCCGATGAAAGACGGAATGCCGCCGATGCATGGCGGAATGAGTCAAATGCCAACTATGCAAAAAGACATGAATCAAATGCCAATGTACGGAGAACTACCGCCAATGCATGGAGGGATGGATCAAATGCCGATGAAAGACGGAATGCCGCCAATGCATGGAGGGATGGGTCAAATGCCGATGCAGGGTGGAATGCCGCCAATGCACGGAGGGATGGGTCAAATGCCGATGCAGGGTGGAATGCCGCCAATGCACGAAGGAATGTGCCAAATGCCGATGCAAGGTGGAATGCCGCCAATGCACGGAGGAATGTGCCAAATGCCGATGCAAGGTGGAATGCCGCCAATGCACGGAGGAATGGGCCAAATGCCGATGCAAGGTGGAATGCCGCCAATGCACGGAGGAATGGGTCAAATGCCGATGCAAGGTGGAATGCCGCCAATGCACGGAGGAATGGGTCAAATGCCGATGCAAGGTGGAATGCCACCAATGCACGGAGGAATGGGTCAAATGTCGATGCAAGGTGGAATGCCGCCAATGCACGGAGGGATGGGTCAAATGCCGATGCATGATTGCGGATGCCGCGATTTCTCAGCACCCGTTGGTCATCAGCAGCCTCATTCTTTAAATGAGTGGATGTTCATGCAACAAACAAATCCACGCTCTTTTTAA
- a CDS encoding aspartate aminotransferase family protein — MSTSTKQLTSNEMLLAMQNERESNARSYPRRLPIAIKQAKGAVITDMDGKEYIDCLAGAGTLALGHNHHVVHEAIQDVLAKSIPLHTLDLTTPVKEAFIDEVFASLPENFANKAKIQFCGPTGGDAIEAALKLVKTATGNRTILSFQGGYHGSTHGTLSISGTTSPKKHIHALVPDTHFLPYPYEYRCPFGVGAEGHTYISTYIENMLDDPESGIVTPAGVVVEIVQGEGGSVPAPIPWLKELRRITKERDIPLIVDEVQTGIGRTGKLYAFEHADIEPDVLVLSKAIGGSLPLSVVLYDKRLDQWEAGAHIGTFRGNQLAMATGRATLQFIKQENLPAHAHELGAYIQSQLRHIQKQVLSIGDVRGRGLMLGVEIIDATKPANKIGSHPANGELAKLIQKECFDRGVILEVGGRHGAVIRLLPPLILTKQQTDEILTKFEEAVKAAEEKWVNK; from the coding sequence ATGTCAACGTCAACGAAACAACTTACATCAAACGAAATGCTGCTTGCTATGCAAAATGAACGAGAATCCAATGCAAGATCTTATCCTAGACGCCTTCCTATTGCGATTAAACAGGCAAAAGGCGCCGTGATCACGGATATGGATGGAAAAGAGTATATTGATTGTTTAGCCGGAGCCGGCACACTTGCTCTTGGTCATAACCATCACGTAGTTCATGAAGCAATTCAAGACGTTTTAGCAAAATCTATTCCTTTACATACATTAGATTTAACAACGCCTGTAAAAGAAGCTTTTATCGATGAAGTGTTCGCTAGTTTGCCGGAAAATTTCGCAAACAAAGCGAAAATTCAGTTTTGCGGTCCCACTGGAGGAGACGCAATTGAAGCGGCTTTGAAACTTGTGAAAACAGCAACAGGCAACCGAACGATTTTATCTTTTCAAGGGGGATATCACGGCTCCACACACGGAACATTAAGCATCAGCGGTACAACGAGTCCAAAAAAGCACATTCATGCGCTAGTGCCAGATACACATTTTTTACCCTACCCATATGAATATCGCTGCCCTTTTGGCGTAGGTGCTGAAGGACACACGTATATTAGTACATATATTGAAAATATGCTGGATGATCCTGAAAGCGGAATTGTGACTCCAGCGGGTGTTGTAGTAGAAATTGTACAAGGAGAAGGAGGTTCTGTTCCAGCACCGATTCCGTGGTTAAAAGAGCTTCGCCGAATTACAAAAGAACGAGATATTCCGCTTATTGTGGATGAAGTTCAAACTGGAATTGGACGAACAGGAAAACTGTATGCATTTGAGCACGCTGATATCGAACCGGATGTATTAGTACTGTCTAAAGCAATTGGAGGAAGCCTTCCATTATCCGTTGTTCTGTATGATAAAAGGCTTGATCAATGGGAAGCAGGTGCACATATCGGCACCTTTAGAGGAAATCAGCTTGCAATGGCTACAGGACGGGCTACTCTGCAATTTATAAAACAAGAAAACTTACCTGCGCATGCTCACGAGTTGGGAGCCTACATTCAAAGCCAGCTAAGACATATTCAAAAGCAAGTATTGTCGATTGGGGATGTACGCGGAAGAGGTTTGATGCTGGGTGTTGAAATCATCGACGCGACAAAGCCGGCTAATAAAATCGGCAGTCATCCTGCAAACGGTGAGTTAGCTAAGCTGATTCAAAAAGAATGTTTTGACAGAGGCGTCATTTTAGAAGTCGGTGGAAGGCATGGTGCTGTTATTCGTTTGCTTCCTCCATTAATTTTAACAAAACAACAAACGGATGAAATATTAACGAAATTTGAAGAAGCGGTAAAAGCAGCAGAAGAGAAGTGGGTGAATAAATAG
- a CDS encoding copper homeostasis protein CutC: protein MILEVTAATLHDAKVAQEHGADRISLVTGIGEGGLTPSYGLMKKVKETIHIPIFVMIRPHNQSFQYDEDDLQTMIEDIHYAREIGIDGIEIGCLTEDKIIDEQALKRLLDAAGEMNVTFHLAFDEISDQEKALETLLSYKQIQRVMTSGADKSALNGIPHIKKLLRRMKDKDIILIGTKGLKPENLQAFLSVTPVKEIRIGSGVRVNCQYTKPLDPRSVKAAKETMNKQK from the coding sequence ATGATATTAGAAGTCACAGCTGCAACCTTACATGATGCTAAAGTTGCCCAGGAACATGGTGCCGATCGTATAAGTCTTGTAACTGGAATCGGTGAAGGCGGCTTAACCCCAAGCTACGGTTTGATGAAAAAAGTGAAAGAAACGATACATATCCCAATATTTGTGATGATCCGTCCACATAATCAATCTTTTCAATATGATGAAGATGATTTGCAAACAATGATTGAAGATATTCACTATGCAAGAGAAATTGGCATTGATGGAATTGAAATTGGCTGTTTAACAGAAGACAAAATTATCGATGAGCAAGCTTTAAAGCGACTGCTGGATGCGGCAGGAGAAATGAACGTAACGTTTCATTTAGCGTTTGATGAAATCAGTGATCAAGAAAAGGCGCTTGAAACGCTTTTAAGCTATAAGCAAATTCAGCGTGTTATGACTTCGGGAGCGGATAAAAGTGCGCTAAACGGTATTCCTCATATTAAAAAGCTGTTAAGAAGAATGAAAGATAAAGATATTATTTTAATCGGGACAAAAGGGCTGAAGCCTGAAAATCTTCAAGCGTTCTTATCCGTTACTCCCGTGAAAGAAATTCGTATTGGTTCAGGGGTTCGAGTAAATTGTCAGTATACGAAACCGCTTGACCCAAGGAGTGTAAAAGCTGCAAAAGAGACGATGAATAAACAAAAGTAA